The following coding sequences lie in one Osmerus mordax isolate fOsmMor3 chromosome 13, fOsmMor3.pri, whole genome shotgun sequence genomic window:
- the LOC136955410 gene encoding LOW QUALITY PROTEIN: GRAM domain-containing protein 2A-like (The sequence of the model RefSeq protein was modified relative to this genomic sequence to represent the inferred CDS: deleted 1 base in 1 codon) — MAYPEDSSVPTLYLTGRRRDGHCRGRLSPGHQRCSEGRLRGGFMGCTIYAASPEALTVDEATGQDPRQHLNQHHPHGTCSQRIAASRARPKTMTEHQEHNEETGLLSPQDLEPSKEEDSHGPPQFRIQLIDDLSYEDLKKCYRGSTVSKYNSQYHKLFQCVPKEEILMKVYSCALLRDILLQGRLYISRNWLCFYANLFGKDIKVAIPVVSVRLVKKHKTAGLVPNGLAITTDTSQKYVFVSLLSRDSVYDVLRRICTHLQVNGKKSLSLKQYMEEPNSLSLDEFPAPDEFPVSDEYPPVLKWRRKPSVVSVSSSLPDLLGNSTSSLSAVDTPFQTDQPLEERGLQTEKSFLSEPVPELGQMEYQLLKFFILLIILLILSSCYLAFRVCSLEQQLSFLSNPTLPLRER; from the exons ATGGCTTATCCAGAGGACAGCTCTGTGCCAACACTGTATTTGACAGGGCGTCGCCGGGACGGACACTGCAGAGGGAGGCTCTCTCCGGGACATCAAAGGTGTTCCGAGGGCAGACTC AGGGGGGGGTTCATGGGATGCACTATCTATGCAGCCAGCCCTGAGGCCCTGACTGTGGACGAGGCCACGGGCCAGGACCCACGCCAGCACTTAAACCAGCACCACCCACATGGTACCTGTAGCCAGAGGATAGCAGCCAGCAGAGCCAG gCCCAAGACCATGACTGAACACCAGGAGCATAATGAAGAGACAGGCCTCTTGTCACCTCAGGACCTGGAACCTTCCAAGGAGGAGGACTCTCATGGACCACCGCAGTTCAG GATACAGTTGATTGACGACCTATCATAtgaagatttaaaaaaatgttacaGAGGTTCG ACTGTCAGCAAGTACAACTCCCAGTACCACAAACTCTTCCAGTGCGTGCCCAAGGAGGAGATCCTCATGAAAG TGTACTCATGTGCCCTGCTAAGAGATATCCTCCTGCAGGGCAGACTCTACATCTCAAGAAACTGGCTGTGCTTCTATGCCAACCTTTTTGGCAAAGACATTAAG GTTGCCATCCCTGTGGTCTCTGTGAGGCTGGTCAAGAAGCACAAAACAGCTGGCCTGGTTCCTAACGGCCTAGCCATAACCACAGACACGAGTCAGAAG tacgtgtttgtgtctctACTGTCCAGAGATAGTGTGTATGATGTCCTCCGAAGAATTTGCACACACCTTCAG GTCAATGGCAAGAAGAGTCTGAGTTTAAAACAGTACATGGAGGAACCTAACTCCCTATCTCTG GATGAGTTCCCGGCCCCGGATGAGTTCCCTGTGTCAGATGAGTACCCCCCGGTACTAAAATGGAGGAGGAAACCGTCCGTGGTGTCGGTGTCCTCGTCCCTGCCCGACCTCCTGGGCAACTCCACTAGCAGCTTGAGCGCTGTGGACACGCCCTTCCAGACCGATCAGCCCTTGGAAG AGCGGGGTTTGCAGACAGAGAAGAGTTTTCTATCAGAGCCTGTACCAGAGCTTGGCCAGATGGAGTATCAGCTGCTCAAGTTCTTCATCCtgct TATCATTCTGCTTATCCTGTCCTCATGTTATCTGGCCTTCCGTGTGTGCAGTCTAGAGCAGCAGCTCTCCTTCCTTAGTAATCCTACGTTGCCCCTTCGGGAAAGGTGA
- the senp8 gene encoding sentrin-specific protease 8, with protein sequence MDPVVLSYQDSLLRRSDVALLDGPHWLNDQVIGFAFEYFAAERFKGLGEATIFISPEVTQFIKCASCLEELALFLEPLGLASKRWVFLAVNDNSNQTAGGSHWSLLLFRRDGGHFAHYDSQSGSNSQHARRIASKLETFLCTGRKIAVVEEPCPSQQNSYDCGMYVICNAEALCEKARVDGSPRLPVQTITPAYITQKRAEWSKLIQRMAKS encoded by the coding sequence ATGGATCCAGTGGTGTTGAGCTACCAGGACAGCCTTCTGCGACGTTCAGATGTTGCCTTACTAGATGGACCTCACTGGCTTAATGACCAAGTCATTGGCTTTGCCTTTGAGTACTTTGCTGCTGAGCGTTTTAAAGGCCTTGGCGAAGCCACCATTTTCATCAGCCCTGAGGTCACCCAGTTTATCAAGTGTGCTTCCTGTCTTGAGGAGCTAGCCCTCTTCCTAGAGCCTCTAGGACTTGCCTCCAAGCGCTGGGTTTTCCTGGCCGTCAATGACAACTCCAACCAGACTGCCGGCGGGTCCCACTGGAGCTTGCTGCTCTTCCGCCGTGATGGTGGCCATTTTGCCCACTACGACTCTCAGAGTGGGAGCAACTCACAACATGCCAGACGAATCGCCAGCAAGCTGGAGACCTTCCTCTGCACTGGGAGAAAAATAGCTGTCGTGGAGGAGCCCTGTCCCTCCCAGCAGAACAGCTATGACTGTGGCATGTATGTGATCTGTAACGCAGAGGCCTTGTGTGAGAAGGCGAGAGTAGACGGGTCACCTCGGCTGCCGGTCCAGACCATCACCCCGGCCTATATCACGCAGAAGAGAGCTGAGTGGAGCAAGCTGATCCAGAGAATGGCAAAAAGTTGA